Proteins found in one Plasmodium gaboni strain SY75 chromosome 13, whole genome shotgun sequence genomic segment:
- a CDS encoding hypothetical protein (conserved Plasmodium protein, unknown function~transcript variant 2; alternatively spliced), which yields MKVLLYNILFVLYSICALCLKERNNAFSFIGFSKRGEGRHLFGRNQMKSQDIEKNNKELSNKMDSQDPKQYITYLYHSSICQYCTKVTSMLENNDNVQIIKFKENDKIEDFGKFKKPIVVLLKNINKENSLERSIFFDELKRKGKKVQVPALEVNNIIIFESDEIIKFYKKLLQKVSDDEQSSLPNRRNIKNYKKNNYSDYDINDDDDDNNNNDDDYDFNTR from the exons ATGAAAGTTTTACTATACAACATcctttttgttttatattcGATTTGTGCCCTTTGCTTAAAAGAAAGGAATAATG CTTTTTCTTTCATAGGATTTTCGAAAAGAGGAGAAGGGCGACATTTGTTTGGAAGGAACCAAATGAAGTCACAAGATATtgaaaagaataataaagaattatcaaataaaatGGATTCACAAGATCCTaaacaatatataacatatcTTTATCATAGTAGTATTTGTCAGTATTGCACTAAAGTAACATCTATGttagaaaataatgataatgttcagattataaaatttaaagaaaatgataaaatagAAGATTTTGgtaaatttaaaaaacctattgttgttttattaaagaatataaataaagaaaattcTTTAGAAAGAAGTATATTCTTTGACgaattaaaaagaaaaggaaaaaaagTTCAAGTACCTGCATTAGAagtaaataatattattatatttgaatcagatgaaattataaaattttataaaaaattattgCAAAAAGTATCAGATGATGAACAATCTTCACTTCCAAATAGGAGgaatataaagaattataaaaaaaataattatagcgattatgatattaatgatgatgatgatgataataataataacgATGATGATTATGATTTCAATACCAGATAA
- a CDS encoding hypothetical protein (conserved Plasmodium protein, unknown function~transcript variant 1; alternatively spliced), with protein MKVLLYNILFVLYSICALCLKERNNGFSKRGEGRHLFGRNQMKSQDIEKNNKELSNKMDSQDPKQYITYLYHSSICQYCTKVTSMLENNDNVQIIKFKENDKIEDFGKFKKPIVVLLKNINKENSLERSIFFDELKRKGKKVQVPALEVNNIIIFESDEIIKFYKKLLQKVSDDEQSSLPNRRNIKNYKKNNYSDYDINDDDDDNNNNDDDYDFNTR; from the exons ATGAAAGTTTTACTATACAACATcctttttgttttatattcGATTTGTGCCCTTTGCTTAAAAGAAAGGAATAATG GATTTTCGAAAAGAGGAGAAGGGCGACATTTGTTTGGAAGGAACCAAATGAAGTCACAAGATATtgaaaagaataataaagaattatcaaataaaatGGATTCACAAGATCCTaaacaatatataacatatcTTTATCATAGTAGTATTTGTCAGTATTGCACTAAAGTAACATCTATGttagaaaataatgataatgttcagattataaaatttaaagaaaatgataaaatagAAGATTTTGgtaaatttaaaaaacctattgttgttttattaaagaatataaataaagaaaattcTTTAGAAAGAAGTATATTCTTTGACgaattaaaaagaaaaggaaaaaaagTTCAAGTACCTGCATTAGAagtaaataatattattatatttgaatcagatgaaattataaaattttataaaaaattattgCAAAAAGTATCAGATGATGAACAATCTTCACTTCCAAATAGGAGgaatataaagaattataaaaaaaataattatagcgattatgatattaatgatgatgatgatgataataataataacgATGATGATTATGATTTCAATACCAGATAA
- a CDS encoding hypothetical protein (conserved Plasmodium protein, unknown function), protein MKQKKKKYTSQEIKNEQEEEEQDEKAENKIEEIKNKDDDEIITDINKNNKQKINKLQQNNDDAKKNLSNLLSLYNSSEDEEEENKNSKNNQYDDEICDDKICDDKICDDKICDDKICDDKICDDKICDNKICDNKICDNKTCDDNNINYTYQNNESTSIIKNKKNINDKKIGCKQNTSNNLCPINNINNDINIYPQNQYNHIYTNQPNISHNMHNTYYSQNTYQNENYYYQYLNYPHPANFNMMMNSINPVSYNNNNNNNYIYINNKSKKNNFNNLGFSKNKEMNIDINKIPVVDQREILSEWKPNIIQEEKKSQKYTIKTKVYNPVNNTFDKAIIHGKNQKRKHQINWLAKEAVEKEYEILQKTNNNKRRTTSEKYGW, encoded by the coding sequence atgaagcaaaagaaaaaaaaatatacttctcaagaaataaaaaacgAACAAGAAGAAGAAGAGCAAGATGAAAAGGcagaaaataaaattgaagaaattaaaaacaaaGATGATGACGAAATAATAAcagatataaataaaaataacaaacaaaaaataaacaagCTTCAACAAAATAACGATGATGCAAAGAAAAACTTAAGTAATTTATTGAGCTTATATAATTCGAGTGAAGATGAGGAAgaagaaaacaaaaattccaaaaataatcaatatgatgatgaaaTATGTGACGATAAAATATGTGATGATAAAATATGTGACGATAAAATATGTGACGATAAAATATGTGACGATAAAATATGTGACGATAAAATATGTgacaataaaatatgtgacaataaaatatgtgACAATAAAACTtgtgatgataataatattaactatacatatcaaaataatgaatCAACGTCtattataaaaaacaaaaagaatataaatgataaaaaaattggTTGTAAACAAAATACATCTAATAATTTATGTCctataaataatataaataatgatataaatatatatcctCAAAATCAATAcaatcatatatataccaaCCAACCTAATATTAGTCATAATATGCATAATACTTATTACTCACAAAATACATATCAAAATGAGaactattattatcaatatttaaattacCCTCATCCGGCtaattttaatatgatGATGAATAGTATAAATCCGgtatcatataataataataataataataattatatatatataaataataaatcaaaaaaaaataattttaataatttagggttttctaaaaataaagaaatgaatatagatattaataaaatcCCTGTTGTTGATCAGAGAGAAATTTTAAGTGAATGGAAAccaaatataatacaagaagaaaaaaaaagtcAAAAATATACCATAAAAACAAAGGTATATAATCCAGTTAATAATACTTTTGATAAAGCAATAATTCATGgaaaaaatcaaaaaagaaaacatCAAATTAATTGGCTAGCCAAAGAAGCAGTCGAAAAGGAATATGAAATTTTGCAAAAGACAAACAACAATAAAAGAAGAACAACAAGTGAAAAATATGGATggtaa